A stretch of the Glycine soja cultivar W05 chromosome 13, ASM419377v2, whole genome shotgun sequence genome encodes the following:
- the LOC114381068 gene encoding heat shock 70 kDa protein 17-like, whose amino-acid sequence MASKVALMALFSVALLFSPSQSAVFSVDLGSESVKVAVVNLKPGQSPISVAINEMSKRKSPALVSFHDGDRLLGEEAAGLAARYPQKVYSQMRDLIAKPYASAQRILDSMYLPFDAKEDSRGGVSFQSENDDAVYSPEELVAMVLGYTVNLAEFHAKIQIKDAVIAVPPYMGQAERRGLLAAAQLAGINVLSLINEHSGAALQYGIDKDFSNESRHVIFYDMGASSTHAALVYFSAYKGKEYGKSVSVNQFQVKDVRWDPELGGQHMELRLVEYFADQFNAQVGGGIDVRKFPKAMAKLKKQVKRTKEILSANTAAPISVESLHDDVDFRSTITREKFEELCEDIWEKSLLPVKEVLENSGLSLEQIYAVELIGGATRVPKLQAKLQEFLRRKELDRHLDADEAIVLGAALHAANLSDGIKLNRKLGMIDGSLYGFVVELNGPDLLKDESSRQLLVPRMKKVPSKMFRSINHNKDFEVSLAYESENHLPPGVTSPEIARYQISGLTDASEKYSSRNLSSPIKTNIHFSLSRSGILSLDRADAVIEITEWVEVPRKNLTIENSTVSSNVSAESAAGNSSEENNESVQTDSGINKTSNISSEEQAAAEPATEKKLKKRTFRVPLKIVEKITGFGMSLSQDFLAEAKRKLQVLDKKDADRKRTAELKNNLEGYIYTTKEKIETLEEFEKVSTSEERQSFIEKLDQVQDWLYTDGEDANATEFQERLDQLKAVGDPIFFRLKELTARPAAVEHANKYIDELKQIVEEWKAKKSWLPQERVDEVIKSSEKLKNWLDEKEAEQTKTSGFSKPAFTSEEVYLKVLDLQTKVASINRIPKPKPKVQKPVKNETESSEQNTENSDSNSADSSSSSDSSVNSSEGTSEETVTEQTEGHDEL is encoded by the exons ATGGCGTCGAAGGTGGCGCTGATGGCGCTGTTCTCCGTCGCGCTCCTGTTCTCTCCGTCGCAATCCGCGGTCTTCAGCGTAGATCTAGGCTCCGAATCGGTGAAGGTGGCGGTGGTGAACCTCAAGCCCGGCCAATCCCCGATCTCCGTCGCGATCAACGAGATGTCCAAACGCAAATCGCCGGCGCTGGTCTCCTTCCATGACGGCGACCGCCTCCTCGGAGAGGAGGCCGCCGGCCTCGCCGCGCGCTACCCGCAGAAGGTCTATTCCCAAATGCGCGACCTCATCGCCAAACCCTACGCCTCCGCGCAGAGGATTCTCGACTCAATGTACTTGCCATTCGATGCAAAGGAAGATTCACGAGGCGGCGTGAGTTTCCAAAGCGAAAACGACGACGCTGTTTATTCCCCCGAGGAGCTGGTTGCCATGGTGTTAGGTTACACGGTGAATTTGGCAGAGTTTCACGCAAAGATTCAGATAAAGGACGCGGTGATCGCGGTGCCGCCGTACATGGGGCAGGCGGAGCGGAGAGGGCTGCTTGCCGCGGCGCAGTTAGCGGGGATTAACGTTTTGTCTCTGATAAACGAGCATTCCGGCGCGGCGCTGCAGTACGGGATCGACAAGGACTTCTCCAACGAGTCTCGGCACGTGATCTTCTACGACATGGGCGCGAGCAGCACCCACGCGGCGCTCGTTTACTTCTCGGCGTACAAGGGGAAGGAGTACGGGAAGAGCGTGTCGGTGAATCAGTTTCAGGTGAAGGACGTGCGCTGGGATCCGGAGCTCGGTGGCCAGCACATGGAGCTGCGGTTGGTGGAGTATTTTGCGGATCAGTTCAATGCGCAGGTTGGAGGTGGAATCGATGTCAGGAAGTTCCCCAAGGCTATGGCTAAGTTGAAGAAACAGGTTAAAAGGACTAAAGAGATACTTAGTGCTAACACAGCAGCTCCTATTTCAGTTGAATCGCTTCATGATGACGTCGACTTCAG GAGCACAATAACCCGTGAGAAATTTGAAGAGCTTTGTGAAGACATTTGGGAAAAATCGCTCTTACCTGTGAAAGAGGTGCTTGAGAATTCTGGCCTGTCATTGGAACAAATATATGCAGTGGAGTTGATTGGAGGTGCCACCAGAGTGCCAAAATTACAG GCTAAGCTTCAAGAATTCCTCAGGAGAAAAGAACTTGATAGGCATCTTGATGCTGATGAAGCAATAGTTCTTGGCGCAGCTCTGCATGCTGCAAATTTAAGTGATGGAATCAAATTGAACCGCAAACTAGGAATGATTGATGGTTCCTTATATGGATTTGTGGTTGAGTTGAATGGTCCTGATCTTTTAAAAGATGAAAGCTCTAGGCAGCTACTTGTGCCACGAATGAAGAAGGTCCCGAGTAAG ATGTTTAGATCCATTAATCATAACAAGGATTTTGAAGTTTCACTTGCTTATGAAAGTGAGAATCATTTGCCTCCTGGTGTTACCTCTCCTGAAATTGCTCGATACCAGATATCTGGTTTGACAGATGCAAGTGAGAA ATACTCATCTCGGAATCTGTCATCCCCCATCAAGacaaacatacatttttctcttagTAGAAGTGGAATTCTTTCACTGGATCGGGCTGATGCTGTTATTGAAATAACAGAGTGGGTGGAAGTTCCTAGAAAGAATTTGACCATAGAGAATTCAACCGTTTCATCAAATGTTTCAGCTGAATCTGCTGCGGGTAATAGTTCTGAAGAAAACAACGAAAGCGTGCAAACTGATAGTGGGATTAATAAGACATCCAACATTAGTTCAGAGGAGCAAGCTGCTGCTGAGCCTGCTACAGAGAAAAAGCTGAAAAAGCGGACCTTTAGGGTACCATTAAAG ATTGTAGAGAAGATAACTGGATTTGGAATGTCTCTATCACAAGATTTTCTTGCTGAAGCCAAAAGAAAACTACAAGTACTAGATAAAAAAGATGCAGACAGAAAAAGAACAGctgagttaaaaaataatttagaaggatatatatatacaacTAAGGAAAAG ATTGAAACTCTTGaggagtttgaaaaagtttctaCAAGTGAGGAACGCCAGTCCTTCATTGAGAAGCTTGATCAG GTGCAAGATTGGTTGTATACAGATGGTGAAGATGCCAATGCCACAGAGTTTCAAGAGCGTCTAGATCAGTTAAAAGCTGTTGGAGATCCAATTTTCTTCAG GTTAAAAGAGCTTACAGCTCGGCCAGCAGCAGTTGAGCATGCTAATAAATACATTGATGAGTTGAAACAG ATTGTTGAGGAGTGGAAAGCAAAGAAGTCTTGGCTTCCACAAGAACGAGTAGACGAG GTCATAAAAAGTTctgaaaaattgaagaattggTTGGATGAGAAAGAAGCTGAGCAAACAAA GACTTCTGGATTCAGTAAGCCAGCATTTACATCTGAAGAAGTATATCTGAAGGTGCTTGATCTGCAAACCAAG GTTGCCAGTATTAATAGAATTCCCAAGCCCAAACCTAAGGTTCAGAAGCCCGTAAAAAATGAAACCGAAAGCAGTGAGCAGAATACAGAGAATTCTGATTCTAACTCAGCTGATAGTTCCTCTTCAAGTGATTCATCCGTTAACAGTTCAGAAGGCACAAGCGAAGAGACGGTAACTGAGCAAACTGAAGGTCATGATGAGCTATGA
- the LOC114382563 gene encoding protein QUIRKY, with the protein MGSVRKLIVEVVDAHNLVPKDGHGTSSPYVVVDFHGQRRKTRTAVRDLNPVWKETLSFNVDNVNSQSSQIFGDTLELDVYHDKSYGSTRRHNSLGRIRLSSAQFVNKGEEALVYYVLEKKYLLSMIQGEIGLKIYYVDEDKVLKIEEAPPPPPPPQKEAETTEPEKVEETPPPQPPEGEKPKEEEMKEKEKENAEPPLPPAPAAATEKPPPEAEQDYQPLDPLLDVKAASVSRSNSEIRFNGTNNGPAPPQPMRRSASTASFAASEASSETSSMMTMMERSSFDLVEKMHYLFVHVVKARYLPTNGNPVVKIAVSGQHHVTSMPARKSTVLFEWNQTFAFARDAPDSSSVLEVSAWDPQASEALLGGVCFDVNEIPVRDPPDSPLAPQWYRLEGGGALHGDLMIATWMGTQADESFPDAWKSDTFAHVNSRAKVYQSPKLWYLRATLLEAQDVFLLPLTSSKESCFQVKAKLGFQVLKSKTVVTRNGTVSWNNEDFIFVVAEPVSDHLMFTLENRQPDAPVTIGVLRIPLLAIERRVDDRSVASRWFTFDNESDDKASSRPRVHLRLCFDGGYHVMDEAAHVCSDYRPTARQLWKPPVGTVELGIIGCKNLLPMKTVNGKSSMDAYCVAKYGSKWVRTRTVSDNMEPKWNEQYTWKVYDPSTVLTIGVFDSSLLDMDNDKNTLIGKVRVRISTLHTGRVYKNTYPLLVLSPVSGLKKMGEIEIAIRFVRTTQRLDFLHVYSQPMLPLMHHVKPLGVVQQEALRNTTVRMVAGHLSRAEPPLRKEVVFYMLDADSHNFSMRKVRANWYRIINVIAAVVDIVRWIEHTRGWRNPTATILVHALLVMLVWFPDLIIPTFCFYVFAVGAWNYRFRARDPLPHFDPKISLAEVVDREELDEEFDTVPSNKASEVVRVRYDRLRALGARVQTVLGDLATQGERVQALVTWRDPRATGIFVFLCLTVAFMLYLVPSKMVAMAFGFYYLRHPIFRDRLPSPALNFFRRLPSLSDRIM; encoded by the coding sequence atgggcagTGTTCGAAAACTGATCGTGGAGGTAGTGGACGCTCACAACCTCGTCCCTAAGGACGGCCACGGAACCTCCAGCCCCTACGTGGTGGTCGACTTCCACGGCCAGCGGAGGAAGACGCGGACCGCGGTCCGTGACTTGAACCCGGTCTGGAAAGAAACGCTGTCGTTTAATGTAGACAATGTTAACTCCCAGTCGTCTCAAATCTTCGGCGACACGCTCGAGCTCGACGTTTACCACGACAAGTCCTACGGCTCCACCCGCAGACACAACTCCCTCGGCCGAATCCGCCTCAGCTCCGCCCAGTTCGTCAACAAAGGCGAGGAGGCTTTGGTGTACTACGTCCTGGAGAAGAAGTACCTTCTCAGCATGATCCAAGGTGAAATCGGTTTGAAAATCTACTACGTCGACGAGGACAAGGTTCTTAAAATAGAGGAAGCACCGCCGCCCCCACCACCACCGCAGAAGGAAGCAGAGACTACTGAACCGGAGAAAGTGGAAGAAACACCGCCACCACAACCACCAGAAGGTGAGAAacctaaagaagaagaaatgaaggaaaaagagaaagaaaacgcTGAACCTCCTCTTCCTCCAGCTCCTGCTGCTGCAACTGAAAAACCACCACCTGAAGCTGAACAGGATTATCAACCGTTGGATCCGTTGTTAGATGTGAAGGCAGCGTCTGTGTCGAGGTCGAATTCGGAAATAAGATTCAACGGAACCAATAACGGTCCTGCACCTCCTCAACCAATGAGAAGGTCTGCATCAACGGCGAGTTTTGCAGCATCAGAGGCGTCGAGTGAAACTAGCAGCATGATGACGATGATGGAACGGTCGTCGTTTGATCTTGTGGAGAAGATGCACTACCTCTTCGTCCACGTCGTCAAAGCCCGCTACTTACCCACCAACGGAAACCCCGTCGTCAAAATCGCCGTTTCGGGGCAGCACCACGTCACGTCCATGCCCGCGCGCAAGTCCACCGTGTTATTCGAATGGAATCAGACCTTCGCATTCGCACGCGACGCACCTGATTCCTCCTCCGTGCTGGAGGTCTCTGCGTGGGACCCCCAAGCTTCCGAGGCTCTGCTCGGTGGTGTGTGCTTTGACGTCAACGAGATTCCCGTGCGGGACCCACCGGACAGCCCTCTGGCCCCACAGTGGTACAGATTGGAAGGCGGAGGGGCCCTCCACGGCGACCTCATGATCGCCACGTGGATGGGAACGCAAGCCGACGAATCATTTCCCGACGCGTGGAAGAGTGACACGTTTGCTCATGTGAACTCCAGAGCCAAAGTTTACCAGTCACCGAAACTGTGGTACCTGAGAGCCACTCTTCTCGAAGCTCAAGACGTTTTTCTTCTGCCATTAACCTCATCCAAGGAATCGTGTTTTCAAGTAAAGGCCAAACTCGGATTCCAGGTGCTGAAATCCAAAACGGTGGTTACTCGTAACGGCACCGTTTCATGGAACAACGAAGACTTCATTTTTGTGGTGGCAGAGCCCGTGAGCGACCACCTCATGTTCACTTTAGAAAACCGACAACCTGACGCGCCGGTGACAATTGGAGTCCTCAGAATACCTTTACTCGCTATTGAGAGAAGGGTCGATGACCGGAGCGTGGCGTCGCGGTGGTTCACCTTCGATAACGAGAGCGACGACAAAGCAAGCAGCAGGCCCAGGGTGCACCTGCGGTTATGCTTCGACGGCGGGTATCACGTGATGGACGAGGCGGCTCACGTTTGCAGCGACTACCGCCCCACGGCAAGGCAGCTCTGGAAGCCACCGGTTGGCACGGTCGAGCTCGGCATCATTGGCTGCAAGAACCTGCTACCGATGAAGACGGTGAACGGTAAGAGCTCCATGGACGCGTACTGCGTGGCCAAGTACGGTAGCAAGTGGGTTCGCACGAGAACCGTTTCGGATAACATGGAACCCAAGTGGAATGAACAGTACACGTGGAAGGTTTACGATCCTTCCACCGTTCTCACCATCGGAGTATTCGACAGCTCCCTCCTCGACATGGATAATGACAAAAATACCCTCATAGGAAAAGTACGCGTGCGTATCTCCACGCTGCATACAGGGAGAGTGTATAAAAACACTTACCCGTTGTTGGTGCTGAGTCCGGTTTCGGGGCTGAAGAAAATGGGGGAGATTGAGATAGCGATAAGGTTCGTTCGGACGACTCAACGGCTAGATTTCCTCCACGTGTACTCGCAGCCGATGCTGCCGTTGATGCACCATGTCAAGCCGCTGGGGGTGGTGCAGCAGGAGGCGCTGCGGAACACCACGGTGAGGATGGTGGCGGGACACCTGTCCAGGGCAGAACCGCCGCTGAGGAAGGAGGTGGTGTTCTACATGCTGGACGCGGACTCACACAACTTCAGCATGAGGAAAGTGCGCGCCAACTGGTATAGGATCATAAACGTCATCGCGGCCGTGGTAGATATTGTACGGTGGATAGAGCACACGCGGGGATGGAGGAATCCAACCGCAACCATATTGGTGCACGCGCTGTTAGTGATGTTGGTGTGGTTCCCTGATTTAATCATTCCCACGTTCTGTTTCTACGTTTTTGCTGTAGGTGCGTGGAACTACAGGTTTAGGGCGCGTGACCCACTTCCGCATTTCGACCCCAAGATATCTTTGGCAGAGGTTGTGGATAGGGAGGAGCTTGATGAGGAGTTTGACACTGTGCCCAGTAACAAAGCGAGTGAGGTGGTGCGAGTGCGGTATGACAGGTTGAGGGCGCTGGGGGCGCGCGTGCAGACGGTGCTGGGGGATTTGGCGACGCAAGGGGAGCGCGTCCAGGCGCTGGTGACGTGGCGGGACCCACGCGCCACGGGAATATTTGTGTTCTTGTGCTTGACTGTGGCGTTCATGCTGTATCTTGTGCCTTCAAAGATGGTGGCGATGGCTTTCGGGTTTTACTATCTCAGGCACCCTATCTTCCGTGATCGCCTGCCCTCGCCGGCGCTGAACTTCTTCAGAAGGTTGCCTTCATTGTCTGATCGAatcatgtag